The following coding sequences are from one Rutidosis leptorrhynchoides isolate AG116_Rl617_1_P2 chromosome 11, CSIRO_AGI_Rlap_v1, whole genome shotgun sequence window:
- the LOC139876272 gene encoding probable purine permease 10 isoform X1, whose amino-acid sequence MKQLQEPATDNNFEEAKQPLETTQDVRTSSSWLVQYKWWIQMALFTTFVLAGQSVATMLGRLYFDKGGNSKWMATLVQTAGFPLMFPLIFMFLPSKSQQRQNPIITTNKPSWITVFMLYTFLGVFLAADCLLYTFGLKYLPVSTYSLICASQLAFNALFSYFLNGQKITPYIANSLVLLSFSSSLLVFQSDSEDSVKTSRSKYIIGFVCTVAASAGYALMLSVTQLAFQKILKSESYRVVFDMIVYQNMIASVIILVGLFASGEWKDIKNEMKNYESGTISYIMNLVWTAISWQVFSIGCVGLIFEVSSLFSNVISTLGIPIVPVFAVVFFHDKMNGVKVISMLLAIWGFTSYIYQHYLDDLQEKQRIENVNPEVDLTTIRNS is encoded by the exons AAGAAGCTAAGCAGCCACTTGAAACCACTCAAGATGTTAGAACAAGCTCTTCATGGCTTGTACAGTACAAGTGGTGGATACAAATGGCATTGTTCACAACATTTGTACTTGCAGGCCAATCAGTTGCAACAAtgttaggaagactttactttgaCAAAGGAGGAAACAGTAAATGGATGGCTACACTTGTTCAAACTGCTGGTTTCCCACTTATGTTTCCTTTAATTTTCATGTTTTTACCTTCAAAATCACAACAACGACAAAATCCAATTATTACCACAAATAAACCTTCTTGGATCACCGTTTTTATGCTCTATACATTTCTTGGTGTATTTTTGGCTGCAGACTGTTTGTTGTATACATTTGGATTAAAGTATTTGCCCGTTTCAACGTACTCTTTGATTTGTGCTAGTCAGCTTGCGTTTAATGCGCTATTTTCATACTTTTTAAATGGCCAAAAGATCACTCCTTACATTGCTAATTCACTTGTTCTGCTTAGCTTTTCGTCATCACTTCTTGTGTTTCAAAGTGATTCTGAGGACAGTGTTAAAACGTCTAGAAGCAAGTATATAATTGGCTTCGTTTGCACAGTCGCTGCTTCTGCAG GTTACGCATTGATGCTTTCTGTAACACAACTCGCATTTCAAAAGATATTGAAATCAGAAAGCTACAGAGTGGTATTCGATATGATCGTGTACCAAAACATGATAGCAAGTGTTATAATTCTAGTGGGACTATTTGCAAGTGGGGAATGGAAGGATATAAAGAACGAAATGAAAAATTACGAATCAGGAACAATATCATACATAATGAACCTAGTATGGACCGCAATCTCATGGCAAGTTTTTTCAATCGGTTGCGTTGGTTTGATCTTTGAGGTTTCGTCTTTATTTTCGAATGTGATTAGTACTTTAGGTATTCCAATTGTGCCGGTTTTTGCGGTAGTGTTTTTTCATGATAAAATGAATGGAGTCAAAGTGATTTCAATGTTGTTGGCGATATGGGGGTTTACCTCGTATATCTATCAGCATTATCTTGATGATTTGCAAGAAAAGCAGAGGATAGAAAATGTAAATCCTGAAGTTGATCTTACAACAATAAGGAATAGTTGA
- the LOC139876272 gene encoding probable purine permease 10 isoform X2 produces the protein MKQLQEPATDNNFEAKQPLETTQDVRTSSSWLVQYKWWIQMALFTTFVLAGQSVATMLGRLYFDKGGNSKWMATLVQTAGFPLMFPLIFMFLPSKSQQRQNPIITTNKPSWITVFMLYTFLGVFLAADCLLYTFGLKYLPVSTYSLICASQLAFNALFSYFLNGQKITPYIANSLVLLSFSSSLLVFQSDSEDSVKTSRSKYIIGFVCTVAASAGYALMLSVTQLAFQKILKSESYRVVFDMIVYQNMIASVIILVGLFASGEWKDIKNEMKNYESGTISYIMNLVWTAISWQVFSIGCVGLIFEVSSLFSNVISTLGIPIVPVFAVVFFHDKMNGVKVISMLLAIWGFTSYIYQHYLDDLQEKQRIENVNPEVDLTTIRNS, from the exons AAGCTAAGCAGCCACTTGAAACCACTCAAGATGTTAGAACAAGCTCTTCATGGCTTGTACAGTACAAGTGGTGGATACAAATGGCATTGTTCACAACATTTGTACTTGCAGGCCAATCAGTTGCAACAAtgttaggaagactttactttgaCAAAGGAGGAAACAGTAAATGGATGGCTACACTTGTTCAAACTGCTGGTTTCCCACTTATGTTTCCTTTAATTTTCATGTTTTTACCTTCAAAATCACAACAACGACAAAATCCAATTATTACCACAAATAAACCTTCTTGGATCACCGTTTTTATGCTCTATACATTTCTTGGTGTATTTTTGGCTGCAGACTGTTTGTTGTATACATTTGGATTAAAGTATTTGCCCGTTTCAACGTACTCTTTGATTTGTGCTAGTCAGCTTGCGTTTAATGCGCTATTTTCATACTTTTTAAATGGCCAAAAGATCACTCCTTACATTGCTAATTCACTTGTTCTGCTTAGCTTTTCGTCATCACTTCTTGTGTTTCAAAGTGATTCTGAGGACAGTGTTAAAACGTCTAGAAGCAAGTATATAATTGGCTTCGTTTGCACAGTCGCTGCTTCTGCAG GTTACGCATTGATGCTTTCTGTAACACAACTCGCATTTCAAAAGATATTGAAATCAGAAAGCTACAGAGTGGTATTCGATATGATCGTGTACCAAAACATGATAGCAAGTGTTATAATTCTAGTGGGACTATTTGCAAGTGGGGAATGGAAGGATATAAAGAACGAAATGAAAAATTACGAATCAGGAACAATATCATACATAATGAACCTAGTATGGACCGCAATCTCATGGCAAGTTTTTTCAATCGGTTGCGTTGGTTTGATCTTTGAGGTTTCGTCTTTATTTTCGAATGTGATTAGTACTTTAGGTATTCCAATTGTGCCGGTTTTTGCGGTAGTGTTTTTTCATGATAAAATGAATGGAGTCAAAGTGATTTCAATGTTGTTGGCGATATGGGGGTTTACCTCGTATATCTATCAGCATTATCTTGATGATTTGCAAGAAAAGCAGAGGATAGAAAATGTAAATCCTGAAGTTGATCTTACAACAATAAGGAATAGTTGA
- the LOC139876272 gene encoding probable purine permease 10 isoform X3, giving the protein MKQLQEPATDNNFEEAKQPLETTQDVRTSSSWLVQYKWWIQMALFTTFVLAGQSVATMLGRLYFDKGGNSKWMATLVQTADCLLYTFGLKYLPVSTYSLICASQLAFNALFSYFLNGQKITPYIANSLVLLSFSSSLLVFQSDSEDSVKTSRSKYIIGFVCTVAASAGYALMLSVTQLAFQKILKSESYRVVFDMIVYQNMIASVIILVGLFASGEWKDIKNEMKNYESGTISYIMNLVWTAISWQVFSIGCVGLIFEVSSLFSNVISTLGIPIVPVFAVVFFHDKMNGVKVISMLLAIWGFTSYIYQHYLDDLQEKQRIENVNPEVDLTTIRNS; this is encoded by the exons AAGAAGCTAAGCAGCCACTTGAAACCACTCAAGATGTTAGAACAAGCTCTTCATGGCTTGTACAGTACAAGTGGTGGATACAAATGGCATTGTTCACAACATTTGTACTTGCAGGCCAATCAGTTGCAACAAtgttaggaagactttactttgaCAAAGGAGGAAACAGTAAATGGATGGCTACACTTGTTCAAACTGCTG ACTGTTTGTTGTATACATTTGGATTAAAGTATTTGCCCGTTTCAACGTACTCTTTGATTTGTGCTAGTCAGCTTGCGTTTAATGCGCTATTTTCATACTTTTTAAATGGCCAAAAGATCACTCCTTACATTGCTAATTCACTTGTTCTGCTTAGCTTTTCGTCATCACTTCTTGTGTTTCAAAGTGATTCTGAGGACAGTGTTAAAACGTCTAGAAGCAAGTATATAATTGGCTTCGTTTGCACAGTCGCTGCTTCTGCAG GTTACGCATTGATGCTTTCTGTAACACAACTCGCATTTCAAAAGATATTGAAATCAGAAAGCTACAGAGTGGTATTCGATATGATCGTGTACCAAAACATGATAGCAAGTGTTATAATTCTAGTGGGACTATTTGCAAGTGGGGAATGGAAGGATATAAAGAACGAAATGAAAAATTACGAATCAGGAACAATATCATACATAATGAACCTAGTATGGACCGCAATCTCATGGCAAGTTTTTTCAATCGGTTGCGTTGGTTTGATCTTTGAGGTTTCGTCTTTATTTTCGAATGTGATTAGTACTTTAGGTATTCCAATTGTGCCGGTTTTTGCGGTAGTGTTTTTTCATGATAAAATGAATGGAGTCAAAGTGATTTCAATGTTGTTGGCGATATGGGGGTTTACCTCGTATATCTATCAGCATTATCTTGATGATTTGCAAGAAAAGCAGAGGATAGAAAATGTAAATCCTGAAGTTGATCTTACAACAATAAGGAATAGTTGA